The DNA window GAAAGCCACGTCTGCTGAAGTCAAAGTCACGGAAGGGCAGAAATCATTGGCGCCGTCTCCCACGTAGAAGACGCGCTCGAACTCCACCTCCTCCTGCGCCCTCTCCGCCAGGTACTCCGTGAGGATTTTGCGCTTGCACATGTTGGCTGGGCAGTCAAGGCACTTGTGGCTGTGGTAGGGCCCCAGGGTGAGGTAGCCCCTCTTGTCAAAGCTGGACGGGTTGCTGAAGATCTTGCGGAAGAGGGAGTGAACTCCGGCCGCCCGCAGCTTGGCCTCGATGCCGAACATGTTGGCGTCGGAGATGAGGATGATCTCAAAGAGCTCGTGGTTCTTGGAGAGGAACTGGAAGAGCTCGGGCATGCCGGGGGACAGCGGGATGTTCTCGTACACGGCCTTGAAGTCGCCCACCCGGACGCCCTGGTCGCCCAGGAAGGCCAGGACGCGCTGCATGTACTCGTTGTAGGAGCCCTCGTGGAGGCTCTGCCGTAGCGGCTCCGGCAGCGCCTGCCCCGGCGCCGCCCGCACCACCGAGTCGTCGCTGTTCTCATCCACGATGGTCTCGTCGAAGTCAAACACCAGCAGGTACCTGGGGGGCCGGGGGGTGGCCATGCCCACACCCTGCAGGAGGACAGCAAGGATGACACTTGGTTATCCATGGCACGTTGGTGATGGGGGTGACCCGTGGTGGTGGGGGTGACCCGTGGTGGTGGAGGTGACCCCTGGTGGTGGAGGTGACCCCTGGTGATGGTGGTGACCCCTGGTGATGGTGGCACCCCCTGGTGATGGTGGCGACCCCTGGTGGTGGGGGTGACCCCTGGTGGTGGGGGTGACCCCTGGTGATGGTGGCACCCCCTGGTGATGGTGGTGACCCCTGGTGGTGGGGGTGACCCCTGGTAATAGTAGTGACCCCTGGTGATGGTGGCACCCCCTGGTGATGGTGGTGACCCCTGGTGGTGGGGGTGACCCCTGGTAATAGTAGTGACCCCTGGTGATGGTGGCACCCCCTGGTGATGGTGGCACCCCCTGGTGATGGTGGTGACCCCTGGTAATGGTGGTGACCCCTGGTGGGGGGGGTGACCCCTGGTGATGGGGGTAACCCCTGGTAATAGTGGTGACCCCTGGTGATGGTGGCACCCCCTGGTGATGGTGGAAACCACTGGTGACAGTGCCACCCCCTAGTGATGGTGGCAACCCCTGGTGATGGTGGTAACCAGGAGGCTGCTGGACGATGCCCTGGGGCTACCCCGGCCCAGGATGATCAGCCCAGCGGGGCCTGGCGGGGGTTAATCCCTGCTGACATCCCTAAGGTGTTTATCCTGCCCAGAAAGGGATGGGTTTGTCACGGCtaatcccagccctgcagtcaAGGAGGTCACTGTGTCGCACacaagggctgtggggacagagcACCTCGGGGGTTTCATTGGATCGTGGAATTATTCGGGTTGGAAATGAtccctgagatcatcaagtccaaccattaacccagccCACCTCAGCCTTGTGCAGGGAGGGTCCTGGGCTGGGGGGTAACTCCCCAACCTGCTCCTGTTCCACCTCTGGGACAGGGATGTGTGGCCCTGCACATGGGATGAGTCTGGCTCTTCCCAACATTCTGCAGGTTGAGTTTTGCTCCAACACCCATCACAGTTTCCCCCCTGGGTTGGGCTCTGCAGCCACCCCAGTGAGAagaccagggacaggacccagggaagggctggaactGTGCtggggggttgggatggatctcaggacaaggttcttcccccagagggtggtgggcacagccccaagattgccagagctccaggagtgtctGGAAAACACCCTCAggaacagggtgggattgtgggggtgtctgtgcagggccaggagttggactggatgatccctgtgtgtccctcccaactcaggaCATTCCATGAGCTCAgagccacctcctgccctgctctaaCCCCAAATTAACCCACTTTGCCCACTGGGGCAAAGCTGGTGCCCCCCAGCCCGTCCTCCCCgagccccccctgccccctgtccctcctccagctgctctaGGCTGGAGCTTTGCAGGATTGGGACCCCATTCCTGCTCTCCCGGAGAGAAGAGGGGCCCAGGCAGGTGACAGTGGCACTGACCTTAAACAGGCATGGCAGCCCCACGCCCTGGCAGCACCTTCTCATGGTGGTGGGACCATCCCTGGGCGCCAGCGGGGGCTGAGGGCTGCAAACCACAAAAACAGCGAGGCTGGTTAATCATTCGGCTTTTCCCTGGAATGTGGGTTTTCCCTGGATGCCCCCTTCAGGCTccaagcagcacagcacagccagctccGTGTCCTGCAGCAACCCCCGAGCAGCTCAGGACCTTTTGTACCAGGATGGAGGAATTAAGGGAGTCTCCGGAGAGCAGCCAGAGCCTGTTTAATGCCTCTGATCCCTCCTAATTCCCGCGGGGCGCACGTGAAGGCAGCCAGTGgagcagcaaaaaaaaccccGGCAACACATGCCCTGCTCCCAAATTACCCTGATTTTCTTCCAGTGTAATTAGTTCGGGGTGTTCCTTTTGATGGAGCAATTACCCTGGAATGACACCCGGGCAGCTCCGGGAGGATGTGTCAGAATTCCATCCCCGGAATTCCATCCCCGGAATTCTGCCGACCTCTTGTGATCCACAGCGATGGGAAACCCTCCAAAAACTCGCCTCGTGGCCGAAGCTGGAAATTCCTCCTGGAAATTCAGGAATAATGACAGGCTGGGACACTTTAAACTGGGCACCAGTGGCTTGGCTTAGCTGGGAGGATTCCAGTGATTTGTCATCAGCACGAAC is part of the Pithys albifrons albifrons isolate INPA30051 chromosome 25, PitAlb_v1, whole genome shotgun sequence genome and encodes:
- the PHOSPHO1 gene encoding phosphoethanolamine/phosphocholine phosphatase, whose translation is MRRCCQGVGLPCLFKGVGMATPRPPRYLLVFDFDETIVDENSDDSVVRAAPGQALPEPLRQSLHEGSYNEYMQRVLAFLGDQGVRVGDFKAVYENIPLSPGMPELFQFLSKNHELFEIILISDANMFGIEAKLRAAGVHSLFRKIFSNPSSFDKRGYLTLGPYHSHKCLDCPANMCKRKILTEYLAERAQEEVEFERVFYVGDGANDFCPSVTLTSADVAFPRKGYPMHRMTQEMEKKQPGAFQATVVPWESATEVARYLQELLKKKC